A window from Theobroma cacao cultivar B97-61/B2 chromosome 3, Criollo_cocoa_genome_V2, whole genome shotgun sequence encodes these proteins:
- the LOC18604933 gene encoding serine protease SPPA, chloroplastic isoform X1, whose translation MSKLLLFHTAHSTPRIHPRTLTSILSRPLSVPSLSKCHSPISLFPSISSPALHPHPHLQKQNFSFSYSFSTRAFDDSSSSAETQNEKEEKVGSQCGEKFETEEYPSGEVEYEKMSGWRSFVVKFKMLIAFPWERVRKGSVLTMKLRGQISDQLKSRFSSGLSLPQICENFVKAAYDPRISGVYLHIEPLNCGWGKVEEIRRHILNFKKSGKFIIAYIPACGEKEYYLACACEEIYAPPSAYFSLYGLTVQASFLGGVFEKIGIEPQVQRIGKYKSAGDQLTRKTMSEENCEMLTSLLDNIYGNWLDVVSSSKGKKREDVENFINEGIYKVEKLKEEGLITNIHYDDQVISMLKERLGVPKDKNLLMVDYRKYSKVRKWTLGLAGGRDQIAVIRASGSISRVRSPLSAPSSGIIAEQINEKIRSVRESKRYKAAIIRIDSPGGDALASDLMWREIRLLAESKPVIASMSDVAASGGYYMAMAAGTIVAENLTLTGSIGVVTGKFNLGKLYEKIGFNKEVISRGRYAELFAAEQRPLRSDEAELFAKSAQNAYKQFRDKAAFSRSMPVEKMEEVAQGRVWAGRDAASRGLVDAIGGLSRAIAIAKHRANIPQDRKVTLVELSRPSPTLPEILSGIGNSIVGVDQTLKEVLQDLTFSDGVQARMDGIVFQRLEGLSNATPVFSLIKDYLGSL comes from the exons atgtcaaaACTGTTACTCTTCCACACTGCTCATTCCACCCCCAGAATCCACCCCAGAACTCTCACTTCAATCCTCTCAAGGCCTCTTTCAGTCCCTTCTCTTTCCAAATGCCACTCTCctatttctctctttccttcaatttcttctccAGCTCTCCACCCCCACCCCCACCTCCAAAAGCAAAACTTTTCATTCTCTTATTCCTTTTCCACCCGTGCTTTCGATGATTCCTCATCCTCCGCCGAGACccagaatgaaaaagaagaaaaagttgggAGTCAATGTGGTGAAAAGTTTGAGACTGAGGAGTATCCGAGTGGAGAAGTGGAGTATGAGAAGATGAGTGGGTGGAGGAGTTTCGTTGTTAAGTTTAAGATGCTTATTGCATTCCCTTGGGAAAGGGTTCGAAAAGGCAGTGTCTTAACCATGAAACTGCGTGGCCAG ATATCTGATCAGCTAAAGAGCCGTTTCTCTTCAGGACTGTCTCTGCCTCAAATTTGTGAGAATTTCGTAAAAGCTGCATATGATCCTCGTATTTCTGGTGTCTATCTCCACATTGAACCTCTGAACTGTGGATGGGGAAAAGTTGAAGAAATTCGGAGgcatattttgaattttaagaaATCAG GTAAATTTATCATTGCATATATCCCTGCCTGTGGGGAGAAAGAGTATTACCTTGCCTGCGCATGTGAAGAGATCTATGCTCCACCAAGcgcttatttttctttgtatgGTTTGACTGTTCAAGCATCATTCCTTGGAG GTGTTTTTGAGAAGATAGGAATCGAACCACAAGTGCAACGGATTGGTAAATATAAAAGTGCTGGGGATCAGCTTACACGGAAGACTATGTCGGAAGAAAATTGTGAGATGCTTACTTCGTTGCTTGATAACATATATGGGAATTGGTTGGATGTAGTTTCTTCTTCAAAAG GAAAGAAACGAGAAGATGTTGAGAACTTCATTAATGAAGGGATCTATAAAGTAGAAAAGCTGAAAGAGGAGGGCTTGATAACGAATATACATTATGATGATCAG GTTATCTCAATGTTAAAAGAGAGGCTTGGAGTCCCAAAGGATAAAAATCTTCTTATGGTTGATTACAG GAAATACTCCAAAGTTAGGAAGTGGACTCTTGGTTTAGCAGGTGGTAGAGACCAAATAGCTGTGATCAGAGCCTCTGGTAGCATTAGCCGTGTCCGGAGTCCATTAAGTGCGCCAAGTTCTGGTATCATTGCAGAGCAAATCAATGAAAAGATTCGTAGTGTTAGAG AGTCGAAAAGATACAAGGCTGCTATCATCCGAATTGACAGCCCTGGAGGTGATGCTCTTGCTTCAGATTT AATGTGGAGGGAAATAAGACTTTTGGCTGAATCAAAACCTGTCATAGCATCCATGTCTGATGTGGCAGCTAGTGGGGGATATTATATGGCTATGGCAGCTGGGACTATCGTGGCTGAAAATTTGACTTTAACTGGTTCAATTGGAGTTGTCACAG GGAAGTTTAATTTGGGGAAATTATACGAAAAGATTGGCTTCAATAAGGAGGTCATATCAAGGGGAAGATATGCTGAACTTTTTGCAGCTGAGCAGCGGCCTTTAAG ATCGGATGAAGCCGAGCTTTTTGCCAAGTCTGCACAGAATGCATATAAACAATTTCGAGACAAGGCAGCTTTCTCAAGATCAATGCCT GTAGAAAAGATGGAAGAGGTTGCACAAGGCAGAGTATGGGCAGGTAGAGATGCAGCTTCACGTGGTTTGGTAGATGCTATTGGGGGGCTTTCTCGGGCTATTGCAATTGCAAAACATAGGGCCAATATACCCCAGGACAGGAAG GTTACACTTGTTGAGTTGTCGAGACCTTCTCCGACACTACCAGAGATCTTAAGTGGCATAGGGAACTCCATAGTTGGAGTAGACCAAACGCTAAAAGAAGTGCTGCAAGACTTGACGTTTTCAGATGGAGTTCAGGCCCGAATGGATGGAATCGTGTTTCAGAGATTGGAAGGATTGTCTAATGCTACGCCAGTCTTCagtttgataaaagattaccTCGGTTCACTTTGA
- the LOC18604933 gene encoding serine protease SPPA, chloroplastic isoform X2, giving the protein MSKLLLFHTAHSTPRIHPRTLTSILSRPLSVPSLSKCHSPISLFPSISSPALHPHPHLQKQNFSFSYSFSTRAFDDSSSSAETQNEKEEKVGSQCGEKFETEEYPSGEVEYEKMSGWRSFVVKFKMLIAFPWERVRKGSVLTMKLRGQISDQLKSRFSSGLSLPQICENFVKAAYDPRISGVYLHIEPLNCGWGKVEEIRRHILNFKKSGVFEKIGIEPQVQRIGKYKSAGDQLTRKTMSEENCEMLTSLLDNIYGNWLDVVSSSKGKKREDVENFINEGIYKVEKLKEEGLITNIHYDDQVISMLKERLGVPKDKNLLMVDYRKYSKVRKWTLGLAGGRDQIAVIRASGSISRVRSPLSAPSSGIIAEQINEKIRSVRESKRYKAAIIRIDSPGGDALASDLMWREIRLLAESKPVIASMSDVAASGGYYMAMAAGTIVAENLTLTGSIGVVTGKFNLGKLYEKIGFNKEVISRGRYAELFAAEQRPLRSDEAELFAKSAQNAYKQFRDKAAFSRSMPVEKMEEVAQGRVWAGRDAASRGLVDAIGGLSRAIAIAKHRANIPQDRKVTLVELSRPSPTLPEILSGIGNSIVGVDQTLKEVLQDLTFSDGVQARMDGIVFQRLEGLSNATPVFSLIKDYLGSL; this is encoded by the exons atgtcaaaACTGTTACTCTTCCACACTGCTCATTCCACCCCCAGAATCCACCCCAGAACTCTCACTTCAATCCTCTCAAGGCCTCTTTCAGTCCCTTCTCTTTCCAAATGCCACTCTCctatttctctctttccttcaatttcttctccAGCTCTCCACCCCCACCCCCACCTCCAAAAGCAAAACTTTTCATTCTCTTATTCCTTTTCCACCCGTGCTTTCGATGATTCCTCATCCTCCGCCGAGACccagaatgaaaaagaagaaaaagttgggAGTCAATGTGGTGAAAAGTTTGAGACTGAGGAGTATCCGAGTGGAGAAGTGGAGTATGAGAAGATGAGTGGGTGGAGGAGTTTCGTTGTTAAGTTTAAGATGCTTATTGCATTCCCTTGGGAAAGGGTTCGAAAAGGCAGTGTCTTAACCATGAAACTGCGTGGCCAG ATATCTGATCAGCTAAAGAGCCGTTTCTCTTCAGGACTGTCTCTGCCTCAAATTTGTGAGAATTTCGTAAAAGCTGCATATGATCCTCGTATTTCTGGTGTCTATCTCCACATTGAACCTCTGAACTGTGGATGGGGAAAAGTTGAAGAAATTCGGAGgcatattttgaattttaagaaATCAG GTGTTTTTGAGAAGATAGGAATCGAACCACAAGTGCAACGGATTGGTAAATATAAAAGTGCTGGGGATCAGCTTACACGGAAGACTATGTCGGAAGAAAATTGTGAGATGCTTACTTCGTTGCTTGATAACATATATGGGAATTGGTTGGATGTAGTTTCTTCTTCAAAAG GAAAGAAACGAGAAGATGTTGAGAACTTCATTAATGAAGGGATCTATAAAGTAGAAAAGCTGAAAGAGGAGGGCTTGATAACGAATATACATTATGATGATCAG GTTATCTCAATGTTAAAAGAGAGGCTTGGAGTCCCAAAGGATAAAAATCTTCTTATGGTTGATTACAG GAAATACTCCAAAGTTAGGAAGTGGACTCTTGGTTTAGCAGGTGGTAGAGACCAAATAGCTGTGATCAGAGCCTCTGGTAGCATTAGCCGTGTCCGGAGTCCATTAAGTGCGCCAAGTTCTGGTATCATTGCAGAGCAAATCAATGAAAAGATTCGTAGTGTTAGAG AGTCGAAAAGATACAAGGCTGCTATCATCCGAATTGACAGCCCTGGAGGTGATGCTCTTGCTTCAGATTT AATGTGGAGGGAAATAAGACTTTTGGCTGAATCAAAACCTGTCATAGCATCCATGTCTGATGTGGCAGCTAGTGGGGGATATTATATGGCTATGGCAGCTGGGACTATCGTGGCTGAAAATTTGACTTTAACTGGTTCAATTGGAGTTGTCACAG GGAAGTTTAATTTGGGGAAATTATACGAAAAGATTGGCTTCAATAAGGAGGTCATATCAAGGGGAAGATATGCTGAACTTTTTGCAGCTGAGCAGCGGCCTTTAAG ATCGGATGAAGCCGAGCTTTTTGCCAAGTCTGCACAGAATGCATATAAACAATTTCGAGACAAGGCAGCTTTCTCAAGATCAATGCCT GTAGAAAAGATGGAAGAGGTTGCACAAGGCAGAGTATGGGCAGGTAGAGATGCAGCTTCACGTGGTTTGGTAGATGCTATTGGGGGGCTTTCTCGGGCTATTGCAATTGCAAAACATAGGGCCAATATACCCCAGGACAGGAAG GTTACACTTGTTGAGTTGTCGAGACCTTCTCCGACACTACCAGAGATCTTAAGTGGCATAGGGAACTCCATAGTTGGAGTAGACCAAACGCTAAAAGAAGTGCTGCAAGACTTGACGTTTTCAGATGGAGTTCAGGCCCGAATGGATGGAATCGTGTTTCAGAGATTGGAAGGATTGTCTAATGCTACGCCAGTCTTCagtttgataaaagattaccTCGGTTCACTTTGA